A window of Halalkalibacillus sediminis contains these coding sequences:
- a CDS encoding glutamate synthase subunit beta, with protein sequence MGYIRGFLEFDRKENPKRDPVERIKDWGEYVMRHSDEDMKEQSARCMDCGTPFCHTGAEWDRDMVGCPVNNLIPEWNELVYDGQWKEALDRLEETNNFPEFTGRVCPAPCEGSCTLAINDDPVTIKSIENEIIERGFDNGWVTPNPPQHRTGKRVAIIGSGPAGLAAADQLNQKGHTVIVYERDDRAGGLLMYGIPNMKLEKETVERRVHLLEEEGIEFKLNTEIGEDVTYEELKRNHDAVIVCTGAQQPRDVPAENRESQGIHFAMEYLTESTKALETDPQKTPISAKGKNVIVIGGGDTGADCVATALRQECKRVVQFGKHPASPEDRDEDNPWPLFPMTYTLEYGYKESLEAYNEDPRKYEVLTQSFQTDDEGNVTSLNTLNVEKVVENGRLVTKEIPGSEQEWEADLVLIAIGFTGPEPELLEHMGLETDERGRVWTVDGTKDYTTSEPGVFAAGDLRRGQSLVVWAIREGREVAEQCDAYLEKDSSLKSSFAV encoded by the coding sequence ATGGGATATATTAGAGGATTTCTTGAGTTTGACCGTAAAGAAAATCCAAAGCGTGATCCAGTCGAACGAATTAAAGACTGGGGAGAATATGTGATGCGCCATAGCGATGAAGATATGAAAGAACAAAGCGCTCGTTGCATGGATTGCGGAACCCCGTTCTGTCATACAGGCGCAGAATGGGATCGCGATATGGTAGGTTGTCCTGTGAACAACCTGATTCCTGAATGGAATGAACTTGTTTACGACGGACAATGGAAAGAAGCGCTCGACCGTCTAGAAGAGACAAATAATTTTCCGGAATTCACTGGTCGTGTTTGCCCTGCTCCGTGTGAAGGATCATGTACACTAGCAATCAATGACGATCCTGTAACGATCAAGTCCATAGAAAATGAGATTATCGAACGTGGTTTTGATAATGGGTGGGTGACACCTAACCCACCTCAACATCGTACGGGCAAGAGGGTAGCGATTATCGGTTCTGGTCCTGCGGGACTTGCTGCTGCAGACCAGTTGAACCAAAAAGGTCACACTGTCATCGTTTATGAACGTGATGACCGTGCTGGCGGTCTATTGATGTACGGAATTCCGAATATGAAGTTAGAAAAAGAAACAGTAGAGCGCCGAGTACATCTTTTAGAAGAAGAAGGTATTGAATTCAAACTGAACACTGAAATTGGTGAAGATGTGACTTATGAAGAATTGAAGCGGAATCACGACGCTGTCATCGTATGCACAGGTGCTCAGCAGCCACGTGATGTACCTGCTGAAAATCGTGAAAGTCAGGGGATCCATTTTGCGATGGAATATCTGACTGAATCGACAAAAGCGCTTGAGACAGATCCTCAAAAAACACCGATTTCAGCAAAAGGTAAGAACGTGATCGTGATTGGTGGGGGAGATACGGGGGCAGACTGTGTGGCGACAGCATTACGTCAAGAATGTAAACGTGTCGTTCAGTTCGGTAAACACCCTGCAAGTCCCGAAGATCGTGATGAGGATAATCCGTGGCCACTTTTCCCGATGACCTATACCTTGGAATACGGGTACAAAGAGTCGTTAGAAGCTTATAATGAAGACCCTCGAAAATATGAGGTTCTGACTCAATCATTCCAAACGGATGATGAAGGGAATGTCACTTCACTCAACACGTTGAATGTTGAAAAAGTAGTGGAGAATGGACGATTAGTCACTAAAGAAATCCCAGGTTCTGAGCAAGAATGGGAAGCTGATCTCGTATTGATCGCAATTGGATTCACTGGTCCAGAACCTGAGTTACTTGAACATATGGGGCTTGAAACAGACGAACGAGGACGTGTTTGGACGGTGGATGGAACGAAAGACTACACCACTTCCGAGCCCGGGGTATTTGCCGCCGGAGATTTGCGAAGAGGTCAAAGCTTAGTCGTTTGGGCTATCCGAGAAGGCAGAGAAGTCGCTGAACAATGTGATGCATACCTTGAAAAAGACAGCAGTCTTAAATCTTCTTTTGCTGTATAA
- the proC gene encoding pyrroline-5-carboxylate reductase, translating to MTKKIGFIGCGKMGQAIINGMIEYGGISPDHIIATAVTDKTIEYVEDTYGVQVTHDNKKVASESDVLYLAVKPYHYPKVIDDIRKHVREETIIVTIALGVSLKDTTLMFGEKAKVIRTMPNTPSHVGEGMTVISPNDNITDSELADMKSLFQGYGQVAQVDEKMMDKIPAVSGSSPAYVYVFIEAMADGAVKQGVPRDLAYQLSSQAVLGAAKMVLESGKHPGELKDNVCTPAGSTIKAIDALEQRGFRGTVMQAMEECLKK from the coding sequence ATGACAAAGAAGATAGGTTTTATCGGCTGCGGAAAAATGGGCCAAGCTATCATTAATGGAATGATTGAATATGGTGGTATTTCACCTGACCATATCATTGCTACAGCAGTTACTGATAAAACGATTGAATACGTAGAAGATACCTACGGAGTGCAGGTGACCCACGATAATAAGAAGGTTGCATCAGAAAGTGATGTGCTATACCTTGCAGTGAAACCTTACCATTACCCGAAAGTAATCGATGATATTCGCAAACATGTACGTGAAGAAACAATTATAGTAACGATAGCATTAGGTGTTTCATTAAAAGATACGACGCTCATGTTCGGAGAAAAAGCAAAAGTCATCCGCACGATGCCAAACACACCATCCCACGTTGGGGAAGGGATGACAGTCATTTCGCCTAATGATAATATAACTGATTCTGAGTTGGCTGACATGAAATCATTATTCCAAGGTTACGGACAAGTGGCTCAGGTAGATGAGAAAATGATGGATAAAATCCCAGCAGTAAGCGGTTCGTCACCTGCTTATGTGTACGTATTTATTGAAGCAATGGCTGATGGAGCTGTGAAACAAGGAGTACCAAGAGATCTTGCATATCAGCTATCCTCACAAGCAGTGCTGGGAGCAGCTAAGATGGTCTTAGAAAGTGGAAAACATCCAGGCGAGTTGAAGGATAATGTATGTACACCAGCTGGTTCAACGATCAAAGCAATCGACGCTTTAGAACAAAGAGGTTTCAGAGGAACAGTTATGCAAGCCATGGAAGAATGTCTGAAAAAATAA
- a CDS encoding SLC13 family permease, with protein sequence MTFEMVFVGFVIFVMLLALLAEAARPDVIVLLALGIFIVTGILSPQQALSGFANEGMLTIALLFIVAGGIQKSGIINRFMIQWLSSSQTKSGLVTRFFAPVSLASGFLNNTPIVVTFAPIIREWCEENDISPSKFLIPLSYVTILGGTITLIGTSTNLVVHGLLRREGLEGFSFFELAIIGVPITIVGFIYLFTIGLKILPAHRDFAQKVREQTKEYLAEMVVDEGFPYIDQPVRDGLFQHLEGIYLIEIMRGNERIYPILPSTKIRKDDRLIFSGQISTIADLEKIKGLYVETGSDLKLDDLKKSNGDTQLIEAVISHESSLSNRTINQLNFLSRFNAGVIAVHRKNKRIKGKIADIILRPGDTLLLLTNKDFVRRYQHSNNFYVLSSLEPPKELREDKRKGMFSIFLLVSMIILVSLGFLTMFTAMTFAAVVLFLTRIVTPEDAREYIHFPILLLIAGAIGVGAAMTETGLAELVAERLLLFAEPLGLFVVILLIYFLTNVFTELITNTAAAVLMIPIGLDIASMLDIDPVGVAVTIAIAASASFVTPIGYQTNLIVYGPGGYSFLDYVKVGLPLSLIVMSVTTTIVYIGWYM encoded by the coding sequence ATGACGTTTGAAATGGTGTTTGTAGGCTTCGTCATTTTTGTGATGTTATTGGCATTGCTTGCTGAAGCAGCACGCCCGGACGTCATTGTTCTTCTGGCTCTTGGGATTTTTATTGTGACCGGAATTTTATCTCCCCAGCAAGCCTTAAGCGGATTTGCTAATGAAGGGATGCTCACGATCGCCCTGTTATTTATCGTGGCTGGAGGGATTCAAAAGAGTGGCATCATTAACCGGTTCATGATCCAGTGGCTCTCTTCTTCACAAACAAAAAGTGGGCTGGTGACCCGTTTCTTTGCACCAGTTTCATTGGCTTCTGGTTTCTTGAACAATACACCAATCGTTGTGACATTTGCACCAATCATCCGTGAGTGGTGTGAAGAAAATGATATCTCTCCTTCTAAGTTTTTGATTCCTTTATCGTACGTGACGATCTTAGGTGGAACTATTACATTGATCGGGACTTCTACTAACTTGGTCGTACATGGTTTGTTACGTAGAGAAGGGTTAGAGGGGTTCTCTTTTTTCGAGTTAGCGATCATAGGTGTGCCCATTACAATAGTAGGATTCATCTATCTTTTTACAATCGGGTTGAAAATTTTGCCTGCTCATCGTGATTTTGCTCAAAAAGTTCGTGAACAAACGAAAGAATATTTAGCTGAAATGGTGGTCGATGAAGGGTTCCCTTATATAGATCAACCTGTCCGAGATGGGTTGTTTCAACATCTGGAAGGGATTTATCTAATTGAAATCATGCGAGGGAATGAGAGAATTTATCCGATTTTACCCTCTACGAAAATAAGAAAAGATGACCGCTTGATTTTCTCAGGACAAATCTCTACTATTGCAGACTTGGAAAAAATAAAAGGTTTATATGTAGAGACGGGTTCAGACCTGAAACTGGATGACTTGAAAAAGAGTAACGGTGATACGCAGTTGATAGAAGCCGTCATTTCACATGAATCATCCCTGAGCAATCGCACGATTAATCAGTTGAATTTCTTGTCGAGGTTCAACGCAGGTGTCATCGCGGTACACCGGAAAAATAAGCGGATTAAAGGGAAGATAGCAGATATTATCCTGCGCCCAGGTGATACATTGCTGCTACTCACCAATAAAGACTTCGTTCGCCGCTATCAACATTCAAATAATTTTTATGTATTATCTTCTTTGGAACCTCCAAAAGAATTACGCGAGGATAAGCGGAAAGGTATGTTTTCTATCTTTCTATTAGTCTCAATGATTATTCTAGTATCTTTAGGGTTCCTGACAATGTTTACTGCAATGACTTTTGCTGCAGTAGTCTTGTTTTTGACGAGAATAGTTACCCCGGAAGATGCAAGGGAATACATTCATTTCCCGATTCTTCTTTTGATAGCGGGAGCGATTGGCGTAGGTGCTGCTATGACTGAGACCGGGCTGGCTGAATTGGTCGCTGAAAGACTCTTATTATTTGCTGAGCCGTTAGGGTTGTTCGTAGTCATTCTATTAATATATTTTCTAACGAATGTATTTACCGAGTTGATCACCAATACGGCAGCAGCAGTATTGATGATTCCAATCGGTCTGGACATTGCTAGTATGCTGGATATTGATCCAGTGGGCGTGGCCGTAACGATTGCAATAGCTGCATCAGCTAGCTTCGTGACACCAATCGGTTACCAAACCAACCTGATTGTTTACGGGCCAGGGGGCTACTCTTTTTTGGACTATGTTAAAGTTGGTTTACCATTAAGTTTAATCGTAATGTCTGTTACGACAACCATCGTATATATTGGTTGGTACATGTGA
- a CDS encoding VanZ family protein — MKRNVLYWLPPMVWMAIIYYTSSQSSSEQDVKPFISENFDLTVIEPLVNWMSFSYYGSERSVEAMGLEPFLEFLIRKGAHLGVYLVAAFLIYFAIAKTTRLRGNYRVVITFFLVIHFALVDELNQSFTAERTPYIYDVMLDGFGALVGLGMILLFRRVKVKKVSR, encoded by the coding sequence TTGAAGAGAAATGTTTTATATTGGTTGCCGCCCATGGTATGGATGGCGATTATTTACTATACATCTTCACAGTCTTCTAGTGAACAAGACGTGAAACCATTCATCTCGGAAAACTTTGATTTAACAGTAATAGAGCCCTTGGTTAACTGGATGTCGTTCAGTTACTATGGAAGTGAACGCAGTGTCGAAGCGATGGGATTAGAGCCTTTTTTAGAATTCCTTATACGTAAAGGCGCGCACTTAGGCGTATATTTGGTGGCGGCTTTTCTTATTTATTTTGCGATTGCTAAAACGACTAGACTAAGAGGAAACTACAGGGTGGTAATAACTTTCTTTCTAGTTATTCATTTCGCGCTGGTCGATGAACTGAACCAAAGTTTTACAGCTGAACGCACACCTTATATTTATGATGTGATGCTCGACGGTTTCGGTGCGTTGGTCGGACTAGGGATGATTTTATTGTTCAGAAGAGTGAAAGTGAAGAAGGTTAGTAGGTAA
- a CDS encoding N-acetylglucosamine kinase, translating to MTYLIGIDGGGTKTTAILATKQGEVLAESKTSSTNPNLIDNEELEKRITHLLNEFRNHDRKVFSKVSSVFAGVSGAGNSDAKNNFATILRKKLPRTKNISVEADTINALYSGTYGKPGIIQIAGTGATTYGINDEGDSWRVDGWGYLLGDEGSGYYIGAEGVKSVLKSADGRGPATNLSEKIKHYFNCKNEFDLVRKIYRAEYPKNQISSIAVLVFDSYRENDEVAINIMEGAAQKLCKSIQTVNAKVFQGYEDVPVILCGGLFEKSNSLSDLLKKHLAKNNILKPSIPTFSPVKGSIIGAKLNISRNIDDEFIEALRAK from the coding sequence GTGACGTATTTGATAGGCATTGATGGTGGAGGAACTAAAACAACTGCTATTTTAGCAACAAAGCAAGGTGAAGTGTTAGCTGAAAGCAAGACTTCATCTACCAACCCGAATTTAATTGACAACGAAGAACTGGAGAAAAGAATCACACATTTATTAAATGAATTCAGAAATCACGACAGAAAAGTATTCAGTAAGGTTTCTAGTGTGTTCGCTGGTGTATCAGGCGCAGGTAATAGCGATGCTAAAAATAATTTCGCTACTATTCTAAGGAAAAAATTACCTCGCACTAAAAATATTTCTGTAGAAGCAGATACAATTAATGCTTTGTATTCTGGCACATATGGGAAGCCAGGAATCATTCAAATTGCAGGCACTGGGGCCACCACTTATGGAATTAATGATGAAGGTGACAGTTGGAGAGTCGATGGGTGGGGTTACTTATTGGGCGATGAAGGTAGTGGATATTACATAGGTGCGGAAGGCGTCAAATCAGTATTAAAATCTGCTGATGGAAGAGGTCCAGCAACGAATCTGAGTGAAAAAATAAAGCATTACTTCAACTGTAAGAACGAATTTGATCTTGTTAGAAAAATATACAGAGCTGAATATCCAAAAAACCAAATTTCCTCTATTGCAGTATTGGTTTTTGACTCTTATAGAGAAAATGATGAGGTTGCAATCAATATTATGGAGGGTGCTGCGCAGAAGTTGTGTAAAAGTATTCAAACAGTAAATGCAAAAGTATTTCAAGGATATGAAGATGTCCCAGTAATTTTATGCGGTGGTTTATTCGAGAAATCCAATAGTCTTTCTGATTTGTTGAAGAAACATTTAGCAAAGAATAATATCTTGAAACCATCAATCCCCACTTTTTCCCCTGTAAAAGGCTCCATTATAGGTGCAAAATTAAATATTAGTCGGAATATTGATGATGAATTTATTGAGGCATTAAGAGCGAAATAA
- the murQ gene encoding N-acetylmuramic acid 6-phosphate etherase, which yields MELSNLVTEQRNENSKKIDQMSTTEMLRTINQEDQKVALAVNEVLSEIEEAVDVITARLKTGGRLFYVGAGTSGRLGILDEAECPPTFMTCPDMVQTLMAGGKQAFFEAIEGSEDNETQGRLDLRSKNISNKDVVVGITASGRTPYPIGALKEAGETGAYTVSLSCNPNSFISRYARTPIEVIVGPEVLTGSTRMKAATSHKMILNMISTSTMIRLGKVFENLMVDVQASNYKLKERAKSIIMEITGVNESEALKTLSKTNNRVKPAIVMLKGGVDLGEAQKALDKNEGYVREAIEYTFQG from the coding sequence ATGGAACTTTCAAACTTGGTTACGGAACAAAGAAACGAAAATAGTAAAAAAATTGATCAGATGTCCACGACTGAAATGTTGCGAACGATTAACCAAGAAGATCAAAAAGTGGCTTTGGCAGTAAACGAAGTGTTATCAGAGATTGAAGAAGCGGTAGATGTAATTACAGCACGCCTTAAGACTGGAGGAAGGTTATTCTATGTGGGGGCTGGTACAAGTGGAAGATTAGGGATATTGGATGAGGCAGAGTGCCCTCCTACTTTCATGACCTGCCCAGATATGGTTCAAACTTTGATGGCTGGCGGTAAACAAGCTTTCTTTGAAGCCATTGAAGGCTCTGAGGATAATGAGACACAGGGTAGACTGGATTTAAGAAGTAAAAACATCTCAAATAAAGATGTGGTGGTTGGTATTACTGCTAGCGGAAGAACCCCTTACCCAATTGGGGCCTTAAAGGAGGCGGGGGAAACTGGTGCATATACAGTATCACTATCTTGTAATCCCAATTCTTTTATTAGCCGATATGCTAGAACTCCAATTGAGGTAATTGTGGGCCCAGAAGTTCTTACAGGTTCTACCCGTATGAAGGCCGCTACCTCTCATAAAATGATTCTTAATATGATAAGTACTTCAACGATGATAAGGCTTGGTAAAGTTTTTGAGAATTTAATGGTTGATGTCCAAGCGAGCAACTATAAGCTAAAAGAACGAGCAAAAAGTATAATTATGGAAATTACTGGAGTAAATGAGAGTGAAGCGCTGAAAACTCTATCAAAAACAAACAATCGTGTGAAGCCTGCAATAGTCATGTTGAAAGGGGGAGTAGATTTAGGGGAAGCTCAAAAAGCACTTGATAAAAATGAAGGTTACGTGAGAGAGGCAATAGAATACACTTTTCAAGGATAA
- a CDS encoding ABC transporter substrate-binding protein, giving the protein MKKVSWKWLITFSVLLLLVFSVACAPDEAPVGEDDDESEESSGESEDNTSSDGEISGELEIQYFVGGYGDSWWKEVIGDFKDEYPDVEIVEHAGPNINDEMRSRWVSGDPPDVVYIDGAGSSETQMVEDGQLMNLTDWAGEIELEDGSSLVDSFIAEPATYDGELYSLPLVFDTWGTWYDMAWFDEGGYEVPSDFESFMSTMGDIQDSEDIAPFVTTGQHPYYFLRGMLYPAFGAQGGNELLEDVITGAEGAWSSDEVAEVMNKVADMQEAGYIDSDFGAYNHTQSQMNFLLHDNAFIPVGFWLPNEMSGDTPEDFQYGFIPSPMNDAGEPMAIVPDLRPLAIAEEAENPEAAKAFVDFVFTREYAQLFSEHTGAIMNVEGVDLSASDEVPEYLIEANEMINDPEQVQIYHKPHPMSSDLETPISNALVSLMLGNITVEEFAEEAEAAAEEYRGE; this is encoded by the coding sequence ATGAAAAAAGTGAGTTGGAAATGGCTCATAACGTTTTCAGTTTTACTCCTTCTAGTCTTCTCGGTCGCATGTGCGCCGGATGAAGCACCAGTTGGTGAGGACGATGATGAAAGTGAGGAAAGTTCTGGTGAGTCTGAGGATAACACTTCAAGCGATGGAGAAATTAGTGGCGAATTGGAAATTCAATATTTCGTAGGGGGATACGGTGATTCCTGGTGGAAGGAAGTTATTGGTGACTTTAAAGATGAATACCCAGATGTTGAAATAGTCGAACACGCCGGTCCTAATATCAACGATGAAATGAGATCTCGTTGGGTATCGGGCGATCCGCCTGATGTAGTGTACATTGACGGAGCTGGATCAAGTGAAACTCAAATGGTTGAAGATGGTCAGCTTATGAACTTGACTGATTGGGCTGGAGAAATTGAACTTGAAGATGGTAGTTCATTGGTGGATAGTTTTATTGCTGAGCCTGCAACATATGATGGAGAATTATATAGTCTGCCTCTAGTTTTTGATACATGGGGTACATGGTACGATATGGCATGGTTTGATGAGGGAGGATATGAAGTACCTTCTGATTTTGAGAGTTTCATGAGTACGATGGGTGATATCCAAGATTCAGAAGATATTGCGCCTTTCGTAACTACTGGTCAACACCCTTATTACTTCTTAAGAGGAATGCTTTACCCAGCGTTTGGAGCCCAAGGCGGCAATGAATTACTTGAAGATGTAATCACTGGAGCGGAAGGTGCTTGGTCAAGTGACGAGGTTGCAGAAGTGATGAATAAGGTCGCAGATATGCAAGAAGCAGGTTATATCGATTCAGATTTTGGAGCATATAACCATACTCAATCTCAAATGAACTTCTTATTGCATGATAATGCGTTCATACCTGTTGGTTTCTGGTTACCAAATGAAATGTCAGGGGATACTCCAGAAGATTTCCAATATGGTTTCATTCCATCACCAATGAACGATGCGGGTGAACCAATGGCGATTGTTCCTGACTTAAGACCTTTAGCCATTGCTGAAGAAGCAGAGAACCCTGAAGCTGCTAAAGCATTTGTGGACTTTGTTTTTACTAGAGAATACGCACAGTTATTCTCTGAGCATACTGGGGCAATTATGAATGTGGAAGGTGTAGATTTATCCGCCTCAGATGAAGTACCTGAATATCTAATTGAAGCGAATGAAATGATTAATGACCCAGAACAAGTTCAGATCTATCACAAGCCGCATCCGATGAGTTCTGACCTAGAAACACCAATAAGTAATGCACTTGTTTCTCTTATGTTAGGTAATATTACGGTTGAAGAATTTGCTGAAGAAGCAGAGGCTGCCGCAGAAGAATATCGTGGTGAATAA
- a CDS encoding carbohydrate ABC transporter permease, whose amino-acid sequence MVQTKKQRYLFLAFCLVPTFIMFSIFTLYPLFSGLYYSFFEWSGASQTREFVGFDNYIKLFNDDIIPATIWHDYFLVITKVIGIMAMAMFIAVALTQLKIKEAPFYRIVFFFPNIMSVVVIGILWMFIYNPSLGLVNSGLEFIGLESWTRPWLGDEDWALTSLVLPSIWAGIGLFMLLLMGGIANISKSYYEAARIDGANEWEQFKKITLPLVWPQIKISILYIVITTLNGSFIIVQVMTGGGPNNSTHVMGSYLYQQAFNQYNFGYGATIGVMILVISLITVFILQFFLRRDRVEY is encoded by the coding sequence ATGGTACAAACAAAAAAACAAAGATATTTATTTTTAGCCTTTTGCTTAGTCCCTACTTTCATTATGTTTAGTATCTTTACACTCTATCCTTTATTCAGTGGTTTGTATTATTCCTTTTTTGAATGGTCTGGTGCCTCGCAAACAAGGGAATTTGTGGGTTTCGATAATTACATAAAATTGTTTAATGACGATATAATTCCGGCTACGATTTGGCATGATTATTTCTTAGTGATTACTAAGGTGATCGGGATTATGGCCATGGCCATGTTCATAGCTGTTGCCTTAACACAGTTGAAAATTAAAGAAGCACCTTTCTACCGGATTGTATTTTTCTTCCCTAACATCATGTCTGTGGTAGTAATAGGTATTCTTTGGATGTTCATTTACAACCCTAGTCTAGGTTTAGTGAACTCAGGTCTAGAATTTATAGGATTGGAGTCATGGACCAGACCATGGCTAGGTGATGAGGATTGGGCTCTTACTAGTTTAGTGCTACCGTCTATTTGGGCTGGAATCGGCTTATTTATGCTTTTATTGATGGGTGGTATTGCTAACATTTCTAAAAGTTATTACGAGGCTGCTAGAATTGATGGCGCGAACGAATGGGAGCAATTTAAAAAAATTACTCTTCCATTAGTTTGGCCCCAGATCAAAATATCAATTTTATATATCGTTATAACAACTTTGAACGGTTCATTCATTATAGTGCAAGTAATGACAGGTGGTGGACCAAATAATTCTACCCACGTTATGGGTTCCTATTTATATCAGCAAGCATTCAACCAATATAATTTTGGTTATGGAGCTACGATAGGTGTC